The Coturnix japonica isolate 7356 chromosome 9, Coturnix japonica 2.1, whole genome shotgun sequence genomic interval TTGCCTCATCCGCACAGGTTGGCTTAGAGAATTAATAGTGACATTATCACAGGTTGTCCTGGTATCCATGTGTTATCTTCTGTGTGTCATTCCCCCCCTCATTCAACGGCTCCTATTTAATTGAGCCTGCCTGCTGTGTCTTATTGGAAGCACTCCCAGATATATTTACTCATAAACTGAGTAAACATAAACAGAGCTTGGGACGGAGATGCATCCCAGTTACAGTCTGCCTGGCAAAGCCAATCTTGTGGACTTAAATTCACATTTATAACAGAGTAAATATTTCCTTAAACGCCGTTTTTATAGGAACCATGCATCTATTGAGAGGTAGGAACGTCTTAccatttttcccccatttcagGTCTCAGACCATCACGTGCCATTCACATATAAGGACAATGAACGAgtccaggagctgcagtctcACACACATAGAGGTGAATTCCCATGTTCGTGTTGCTGAATTTGCTCTATATATCCTCACTTTCTTTTTTGGAGCCATTTTTAATGTTCTTGCCCTATGGGTgttcttctgcaaaataaagaagtggACAGAAACCAGGGTTTACGCCATCAACTTGGTCTTCGCTGATTTCTTTGTCATCTGCATCTTGCCTTTCATGGCATATTTGATCTGGAAGAACTCAGCCCGAGATGAACTCTGCCAGTTTGTAGAGGCAATGTACTCCATCAACATGGTAGTGAGCATCTACATCATTTCATTTATCTCCATTGACCGGTACCTCGGTATAAAGCACCCCCTGAAAGCGAGGGCCTTCAGGTCTCCATCCAAAGCTGCTGTTCTATGTGGGCTCCTGTGGCTTGCTGTCACCATTGGAAGCATCTCAAAACATCAGCAGAGATATGctgacttctgctttcagtaCGACACCGGCGTGCCCACCACTGTGaggctgctttcctttttcttcattttcactcttCCATTAGCAGTCTTGACCTTTTGTTCCATAGAAATCATCAGGAGCCTTAAGAGACAGCTGAAGACAAACTCACTGGAGGAGAAGTCAATCCAAAAAGCTCTTTACATCATTTATGCCaatctgtttgtgtttctgctctgttttctgcctcCCTACGTCATATTCATTGCCAAGATTGTAATGGAGCACACTGAAACTAGCTGTTCCTTGATCCACTTTGTGAAGAACTTCTCCTCCATGACACGGTGCATTGCCACGTCCAACTGCTGCCTGGACTGCGTCTGCTACTACTTTGTGACCAAGGAGTTCCAGGAAGCCATCCTACTGCCCAAGTCCAGCACTGCCAGAACAACACAAACCCGTTCTGTGCAGACACATGTTtgctaaagaaaggaaaaaactaaACAATAAGAAACCACAACCAAATTCTACAATGGCAAGAGATGATATGGCTGCGCTATTATGGGGATAACCTCCCAACTTTCACTCCAAGGAGAGCTTTGTCATGTGTATCATTGCTATGCTGTAATTTCTACCCTGTGTTTCTGTTAAGCTGATAAACTGTTTTATTCAGAGATGCCAAAGTGAATCTGCAGTGGTGGTGCGTTAACATGTTCCCTTCCCCTCCATGTGTTACTCTTATGGGAAGAAGGGTGGCCCTTGCATGTCACcctgttttatttcaggctgCGACTAAAGTCAACTCAACCTAAAAcacaaaagccaacaaaaacCAAGTCTGTACTGTGCTTTATCTCATGGTGTATCTCAGATTGCTTGCATTGAAACAATCTGATGGTGCCAGGCTGGACACCAGGTttgccctgctggcagcagagcaggctcAGGGTAGCATCACACAGCTGGACACAGATGGGCACATCTGGGTTTCCATAGTCAGCCCACACCTCTCACATTTCCATGGGTATGTGCTATGAGAAAGCAGCCCAGAAAAGCCAGTGGGGAGAACAAGGTGGGGAGAAGAGGATGATCCCCTGTGTGTTCTTCTTTGCTGCCAAGGAGAggcagcagttttctttctaaatactGACAAATCTCAGTATCTGCTGCCAAGTGCTGCCCAGGCACTGCCTGAAGAGAGCAGAGCACCAGAAACTGACTTAATGGATTACTGCTGTGTCCTGAGCCATCCCCTGCCTGTTTGCATGATTTCCTTCCTCCTGACACCCACAGAACTCTCCCCTGAGTGCCAGTGTCTTCTACCTGTGCCTGGTTGGCCATAACTGCCAATTCTGATGTGGCCTTTCCCATCACTTCCATCTCTTCCATGGAAAACAAGCACCATGCAGAGGACAAGTGGGCCCACCACATCTGCCCCCATCTTCCAAAAAGCCAAAGAGCAACATGCCAGGACCTTTGCTCTGGGCCCACCTTTGCACAAGCACTGATGTGCCCCCCAGGAAAAGCCACTACCACTCCCTCTGCTTGCTCTGCAACCCCACCCAAGTCAGCACGGGATGCTGGGCTCCCAGAGGGTCCTTCTGCTGCCAAATGGGCAATTTGCAACTATTGTGGTTTTTACTTAAGAAAGGATTTGTTTTCAAACCACTgcaaatattaaattttaattgcttgtttGTGCGCGTGGAAGCAGAGGGAGAGTAGCTTGGGTGC includes:
- the LOC107317948 gene encoding G-protein coupled receptor 35-like, producing MHLLRGRNVLPFFPHFRSQTITCHSHIRTMNESRSCSLTHIEVNSHVRVAEFALYILTFFFGAIFNVLALWVFFCKIKKWTETRVYAINLVFADFFVICILPFMAYLIWKNSARDELCQFVEAMYSINMVVSIYIISFISIDRYLGIKHPLKARAFRSPSKAAVLCGLLWLAVTIGSISKHQQRYADFCFQYDTGVPTTVRLLSFFFIFTLPLAVLTFCSIEIIRSLKRQLKTNSLEEKSIQKALYIIYANLFVFLLCFLPPYVIFIAKIVMEHTETSCSLIHFVKNFSSMTRCIATSNCCLDCVCYYFVTKEFQEAILLPKSSTARTTQTRSVQTHVC